In Paractinoplanes brasiliensis, the following proteins share a genomic window:
- a CDS encoding FAD-dependent oxidoreductase, which translates to MANAVVIGAGIGGLAAALALQRRGWSVTVLERAPALENVGAGLAVAPNALRALDQLGVGGSVRELSALQGTAGIQRPDGGWITRTDTSAAEARFGEPTIVVHRAALISVLADALQPGTLRLGVTAGDVSPEGTVVTPGGTLTAELVVAADGLHSRVRGSLLPDVGEPVHAGVTSWRFVLPRPPGELVLSETWGDGKVFGVVGLGDGRVYCYATAPAPPQQSAGSASSSQQRGAPGPSPERQSTAPGPSQQPTAPGTFRERQPTASGQPAEREASASAAEKAELVRLFGGWHAPLPDLIAAADDVIRTDIRCLDPTPSTFHAGRVVLLGDAAHAMTPNLGQGACQAIEDAVVLAAHAGEPDGPARYSAERVPRATAVAAASRRIGRVAGLSGVAAVLRDTGMALAGKLGPNLVLRQMDRIFTWRPPP; encoded by the coding sequence ATGGCGAACGCGGTAGTGATCGGCGCAGGCATCGGAGGGCTCGCCGCTGCCCTGGCGCTCCAGCGCCGCGGGTGGTCGGTGACCGTGCTCGAGCGGGCCCCCGCCCTCGAAAACGTCGGAGCCGGCCTGGCCGTCGCGCCGAACGCGCTGCGGGCCCTCGACCAGCTCGGCGTGGGCGGATCGGTGCGGGAGCTGTCCGCGTTGCAGGGCACAGCCGGGATCCAGCGGCCCGACGGCGGCTGGATCACGCGGACGGACACTTCGGCGGCGGAGGCACGGTTCGGCGAGCCGACCATCGTGGTGCACCGGGCGGCCCTGATCAGCGTGCTGGCCGACGCGCTGCAGCCTGGCACCCTGCGACTCGGCGTGACGGCCGGTGACGTCTCGCCGGAGGGCACGGTGGTCACTCCGGGCGGCACGCTGACGGCCGAGCTGGTGGTTGCGGCCGATGGACTGCATTCCCGCGTACGGGGGAGCCTCCTGCCCGACGTCGGCGAGCCGGTCCATGCGGGGGTGACGAGCTGGCGGTTCGTCCTTCCGCGGCCGCCGGGCGAGCTGGTGCTCTCCGAGACCTGGGGCGACGGGAAAGTGTTCGGTGTCGTGGGGCTGGGGGACGGGCGCGTGTATTGCTACGCCACGGCGCCCGCCCCGCCGCAGCAGTCCGCCGGGTCTGCCTCGTCCTCGCAGCAGCGTGGTGCGCCGGGCCCGTCGCCGGAGCGGCAGTCCACTGCGCCCGGCCCTTCGCAACAGCCCACTGCGCCCGGCACGTTCCGGGAGCGGCAGCCCACCGCCTCCGGTCAGCCGGCGGAGCGAGAGGCCAGTGCCTCGGCGGCGGAGAAGGCTGAGCTCGTGCGGTTGTTCGGTGGGTGGCATGCGCCGTTGCCCGACCTGATCGCAGCGGCCGACGACGTCATCCGGACGGACATCCGGTGCCTCGACCCGACGCCGTCGACGTTCCACGCAGGCCGGGTGGTGCTGCTGGGGGATGCCGCGCATGCGATGACGCCGAACCTCGGGCAGGGCGCGTGTCAGGCGATCGAGGACGCGGTGGTGCTGGCCGCCCACGCCGGTGAGCCCGACGGGCCGGCTCGTTACTCGGCGGAACGGGTGCCGCGGGCGACGGCGGTGGCGGCCGCGTCGCGCCGGATCGGGCGGGTGGCCGGGCTGAGCGGGGTGGCGGCCGTTCTTCGTGACACGGGCATGGCGCTCGCCGGGAAGCTCGGGCCCAACCTGGTGCTGCGCCAGATGGACCGGATCTTCACGTGGCGCCCGCCGCCGTGA